The Gemmatimonadales bacterium nucleotide sequence CGCCCCCGTGATCAGATTGGTTCGAGCCGATCCGACCAATTCCGCCGTGCCGTTGGCGGCGGCGAAGCGGCCGGTACCGGGGCTAAACTTCTCGGTGCCTTCGAAGGTCACGCTCGCGTCCGTCGGATCAGTAAAGCTGAGCACGGCGACACCGGTAAAATTCGAGCTCAGCTGGTCCCCATTCGCCGCCACGAACACTCCGCTGCTGCTCAGGGCGCCGGTCGCCACATCGATGGTCTGGGTCACGACGGCGTGGGTGAGCCCGAGATGTGAGATTCGACAGGTGTACTCGATCCGCTGCACTTCAATCGGCGGTGGGACGAGCCTGGTCACCACCGTGGTGCAGCGCCCTGCCAGGGGACGGCTAACCGGCGAGGACCCGCGCCGCGCCAGTGAAGGTTTCGCGTTCCGGTCGGCGCCCTCGATCGGCGAATACCCAGTGGCTTGATCAGCCGCAGAGCAGGCGCAGAGCGCGAGAAGCGCGACGGTCGAGTTCAGTCGGACTGGAAAAATTGAGGCGAGTGGGCGGCGCATATCACGCTCCTGGTGGCTGGGGCACATCACGCACCCTCGACCGCGAAGACGAGGGCTGTATCCCGAGCCTACGCCGGCGGCGTTCCTTTGGCGTGATATGAGCGTGAATTGGGGTTAATCGGAGGGAGATGTGCTCAGCAGCCGCTGAAACCTCGGGTACTTGCGAAGCGGGTCCCAGAAGGGGTCGACCCGAAGCCACTCAGCGGTGAGCTCGTTACCCCAGTGCCTCTGCTCCAGCACGTCGAGCGCCCGTTCAGTATCGCCGGCGAGTACGCACAGCCGGGCTTCAAACTCGCCTGGCTTCCGCCACGCGTTCGGGTACACTCGTTCGTGCGCAGCATATGCCTCGGCTCGCTTTCCATGGGCGGCGAGCATTCCCGCCGTGACCATGCCATAGAAGCCATTCCCCGGGCTCTCTCGAAGCCGAGCCGTCGCGAAGGCATATGCCGTGTCGAAGTACGCTCGGAACCGCGCGGAATCCCCATGCATCCAGGAGTAGTGGCCTTTGATGACGCCGTACAGGCCCGTGTCACCCGCAAAGGCCGTCGCCGGCAGCCGAAGCACGGCCCGTTGATAGCCGTCGTCCAGTATTCCATACGAGTGCCAGGGGAGCAGTGTGCTGGCCGCTGCGGTGATGAGGCCCATGCTGTCGGTGCGCTCGGCAGCCCGGCGGATAAGCCGCCTCGCACCGTTGATGTCCCCGCGATACAGGTAGAGGACCGCCTTCTGGGTATACGGTCCAGGATTCTCCGGTTTGAGCTCGATGGCGCGGTCGTAGGTCCGTATGGCGTCGTCGAACCGATGTGACTCCTGGTACAGGAACGCCAGCACGACCTGCCGCACGACGGTCCGAGGGTCGAGCTGCGCCGCCCGTTCGACACGAGCAATCGCCTGGCGCCCTGGCCTACCGAGGTTCCATTCCGTGTTCCCCAATTCCATCAAGGCTTCGGCATCATTGGGACGGAGCCGGACCGCAGTCTCCAACTCCTTCAGCCCACGCTCGGTGTCATTTTCGATCCGGAGGGCATACTCACCTCGCGCGAGGTGCGCGTCACTCAGCTCGGGAGCGAGCGTCAGCGCGCGTTCAACCGCCGCTCTGGCTTTGACCGCCGTCGAGCTGTCCCCGATCCACGTGCCGAGCAGGGCTCTCCCCAGCTTGGCATAGGCGAGTGCAAAGGTGGAGTCGAGCTCGACCGCCTCTTGGTAATGCTCCGCAGCACCCTTGTACGCGCTCAGGAGCCCCTCTGCCCCGCTGCTCAGGTCCGTGGGCATGGCCGCGTCGCCACGCAGGTAGGCGTCATACGCGCTGAGATTCGTGGTTGGCTTGCCAGCAGGTTGCCCTGCCGCCCGCGCCGCGATCAGGACTCCGAGTGCCATGGTGACCTGCTCGGCGATGCCGGCCTGAACATCGAACACATCGCGCAGGTCCGCATCGTAACGGTCGGCCCACAGATGCTGGTCGTCATGGACGCGAATGAGCTGCGGTGTCACCCGGATGCGGCTGGTTCCATCGGGTCGTTTCTCCCAGCGGACGCTTCCCTCGAGCACATAGGTCGCGCCTAACTCCCGGCCGATTTGCTTCAGTGTGGCGCTGCTGCTCCGATAGCGGTCGGCACTGGTACGCGAGATCACCCCGAGCTCCTTGACGTCGGCAAGGCGGCTGGTGATCTCCTCAGTGAGGCCGTCGGCAAAGTACTGATCTCCCGGCGAGCCGAGATTCTTGAACGGCAGAACCGCCAGAACTCGAGGTGCCTCCTCCGCACTCGCCCGAGCGCCATGATCGCGCCGGGCCAGGACCACTCCGCTACCGACGAGGGCGATGATCGCGGCTCCTATGAGCATGGCCCTGGTGACGGCCTTGCGGCGGAGACCGCTCGCGGGGATAGCGATTGTACCTGCGTTGGGAGCGCGGTCGCCAGAAGCCCGGACCTCACCCAGGTTCACATCGTCAAGCGCTTCCATGAACGCCTTGGCGTCGGGATACCGGTCAGCCGGTGACTTCGCCAGCGCCCGGTCGAGCACGCGCGCGAGCGATTCCGGCACACTCTCGCGCACAGTGCGAATGCCCGGCAATGGCTCGAGAACCCGCCTGGCGAAGATTGCCTGCGGCGTCGGTGCTAAAAAGGGCGGCTCACCGGCGAGCAGCTCGTAGAGGACGCAGCCCAGCGAGTAGATGTCGCTGCGACCATCCAGGGTGCGTGTGCCAGCCGCCTGCTCCGGACTCATGTAGGCTGGCGAACCTACCGTGATACCGGTCTGGGTTATCCGCCCGCCGTCCGTGGTCTCCAATACCGTGGCAATTCCGAAGTCGGCCACTCGCACATGCCCGGCCGACAGCAGGATGTTTTCGGGCTTGACGTCCCGGTGCACTATGCCATGCCGATGGGCGCAGTCGAGCGCGTCGGCCGCCTCGCGGGTGAGGCGCAGCGCCTCCTCTACGGGCAGCTGACCTACGCGCTCCAGTCGCTGTCTCAGTGACTCGCCCTCGACGTAGGGCATGGTGTACCAGAGGAGGCCCTGAGCCTCCCCAGAGTCGAACACAGGCAGGATGTGTGGGTGATCGAGTCGGGCAGCGGTCTCGATCTCACGCCGAAAGCGCTCGGCTCCCAATCGTGAGCTCAGCTCCGGATCGAGCACCTTGAGCGCGACCGCGCGTCGGTGGCGGAGGTCCTGGGCGAGGTAGACGACTGCCATTCCACCCTTGCCCACTTCCCGCTCGATCACGTAGGCGCTGGCCAGGGCCGTTCGCAGAATGGCGACGATGTCGGTGGGTGCTTTGGGTGCTGATGGTTCCAGAAAGCCGCTCGTCCGCTCGGCTACCGCGAGCAGAGACTCGACCTCGGCGCGGAGCGCCAGGTCGGCCCCGCAGGCATCGCTGAGAAACGACAACCGGTCGGCAGGCGCGCGCTCGAGCGCCGCGCCCAGAAGCTCCTTGACCGCTTGCCAACGCTCCGGCTTCACCGCAGCCTCATCGCTCTCTCGTGGTCATCACTCAACCCGCAGCCAGCTCACGCCGAAGCCAAAGCCGAGCGGTCCTCCACTCACGCTCGACCGTCGCATGGGAGAGGCCGAGGACATGAGCAGTCTCCTGGATAGTCGAGCCGGCGAAGTAGCGGAGCTCCACCACCTGTGCCTGGCGGGGGTCAAGCTCAGCCAATCGAGCGAGCGCCTCATCGAGCGCCAGCACGTCCACCTCCGATTCGGGCGGACGATCCGCCACGCCGTCCGCCGCCCCCAAGGTCAGCCGGCGCGCCTGGCCGCCACGCTTGGCAGCCTGACGTGCCCGGGCGTGATCCACCAGGATGCTCCGCATAGCCCGGGCAGCCACGCCGAAAAAGTGGGCACGGCTTTGCCATTCGGCATCTGGCCGACCGACCAGGCGGAGGTAGACCTCGTGCACCAGGGCCGTGGCCTGCAGCGTGTGCCCGGCTGGCTGGCTACGCAACTGACGTGCGGCTTGACGACGCAACTCCTCGTAAATCAGGGGCAGGAGCTCGTCCAGGGCTGCCGGCTCACCCCGTCCCCAGGCCTGCAGCAGGGCGGTCACATCTCGGGAGGGAGGTCTCATGGTGAAATGGGTGCGTGGCAGTGCTGGACGGCCGGGGCGAGATGCTCGCCCAAGCCCGACAATACCGGTCCGGCAGAACGGAGTCAACGCGTGCACCACCCGCAGCGGAATTCGCCTCGCCCCGGGATAGACGGCGGCCGCGTGAGGGGGTTTTTCGCGGGTTTCCGTGTTTCTAATAGAGGTGCTCGAAGCCCACCTAAGCCGAGGATGGAGACCATGACTCTCGCCCTGGCGGCACCCACCGCAATCGAGCTCCGGCTCCTCGGTGGCCTGTCCCTGCGGACCACTGGACGCGCAGGAGCAGCCATCCTGGCTCAGCCCAAACGCCTCGCGCTACTCGCCTACCTTGCCACGGCTACCCCGCGAGGCTTTCACCGGCGCGATAGCCTCCTCGCCCTCTTCTGGCCCGAAGCCGATCAGGACCATGCTCGAACGTCACTGCGGAAGGCGCTCCACCTTCTCCGGCAGGAGCTCGGTCCGGAGCTCATCCAGAACCGAGGGGACGAGGAGGTCGGGCTCGCTCCCGA carries:
- a CDS encoding sigma-70 family RNA polymerase sigma factor encodes the protein MTALLQAWGRGEPAALDELLPLIYEELRRQAARQLRSQPAGHTLQATALVHEVYLRLVGRPDAEWQSRAHFFGVAARAMRSILVDHARARQAAKRGGQARRLTLGAADGVADRPPESEVDVLALDEALARLAELDPRQAQVVELRYFAGSTIQETAHVLGLSHATVEREWRTARLWLRRELAAG
- a CDS encoding protein kinase, giving the protein MKPERWQAVKELLGAALERAPADRLSFLSDACGADLALRAEVESLLAVAERTSGFLEPSAPKAPTDIVAILRTALASAYVIEREVGKGGMAVVYLAQDLRHRRAVALKVLDPELSSRLGAERFRREIETAARLDHPHILPVFDSGEAQGLLWYTMPYVEGESLRQRLERVGQLPVEEALRLTREAADALDCAHRHGIVHRDVKPENILLSAGHVRVADFGIATVLETTDGGRITQTGITVGSPAYMSPEQAAGTRTLDGRSDIYSLGCVLYELLAGEPPFLAPTPQAIFARRVLEPLPGIRTVRESVPESLARVLDRALAKSPADRYPDAKAFMEALDDVNLGEVRASGDRAPNAGTIAIPASGLRRKAVTRAMLIGAAIIALVGSGVVLARRDHGARASAEEAPRVLAVLPFKNLGSPGDQYFADGLTEEITSRLADVKELGVISRTSADRYRSSSATLKQIGRELGATYVLEGSVRWEKRPDGTSRIRVTPQLIRVHDDQHLWADRYDADLRDVFDVQAGIAEQVTMALGVLIAARAAGQPAGKPTTNLSAYDAYLRGDAAMPTDLSSGAEGLLSAYKGAAEHYQEAVELDSTFALAYAKLGRALLGTWIGDSSTAVKARAAVERALTLAPELSDAHLARGEYALRIENDTERGLKELETAVRLRPNDAEALMELGNTEWNLGRPGRQAIARVERAAQLDPRTVVRQVVLAFLYQESHRFDDAIRTYDRAIELKPENPGPYTQKAVLYLYRGDINGARRLIRRAAERTDSMGLITAAASTLLPWHSYGILDDGYQRAVLRLPATAFAGDTGLYGVIKGHYSWMHGDSARFRAYFDTAYAFATARLRESPGNGFYGMVTAGMLAAHGKRAEAYAAHERVYPNAWRKPGEFEARLCVLAGDTERALDVLEQRHWGNELTAEWLRVDPFWDPLRKYPRFQRLLSTSPSD